DNA sequence from the Spodoptera frugiperda isolate SF20-4 chromosome 15, AGI-APGP_CSIRO_Sfru_2.0, whole genome shotgun sequence genome:
ACGCGCCGTGTACCGCCCACTTGTACTTACTGTGTGTAGCCACAGGTGTAGCGCTACAGCCGTGTACCGTCTGCACCCACTCGCTCACACCCACCTCCACTGTTACTTCATTCCCGTAGTAGCAGAATATGAACAGTTCTATCAGAATACAGATGATGAACAACGTGGTCGATGCAAACTCAATACTGAGCACGTTCAGCTGCAACCAAAATGAAATGCATGAACAGCTATGTGCCTCGGCGGTGTCCCATGCTGTACGGTGTGACAGTGCGATGCTCACGCTGACTATCTTGTAGGCGGCCATGCACAGGATCCAGCCGCCCACTCCGAACTGTATGAGTAGCGGCAGGGCGAACACGTCGTGCAGGATTGTGCAGGTACTGGACATGTCGACAAACCATTCATTATACTCCTCGTACGTACATAGTACGTTGGAGAACACTCCAGAATCATTGGCAAAATCAGAAATGGAGAAATGTAGTGGTATTTAACCGTAAGATAGACggttgtattgtattttattattgtacctactttaATGTGTGGGTAACATTCCTATTGAGATTTATATCaaagaaataaactattttatttttcctatcAACAATGTAGTTTGTGCTACCGGCGAGTACTGCCAGCGAGTCCATACGACCAAATAGGTGACTCCCGTTTTTACCATTCCCGTGGGAATTTATGGAAGGagcaatacatacatacatgtatatagGTACACATATACATGCCAAGTTTGGGCTTCTTAGATTCAGTAGTtttgcgttgtctgtcagtcattcactcagtaacggaaaaGTTTGGTGTACGTTGTAGGTATAAagatttgtaattttgtaatggCGTCGAGCGGCATGTGGTGCGTGTGCTCACTCGGTGATGATGTTGTAGTGCAGCAGGCAGTCCACGAACAGCCGCTGCAGGCTCGCGTCGtacgcgccgccgcccgcccgcTGCAGCGCGCGCGCCCGCTCCGGCAGCGTCTCGAAGTTCATCCTATGAGGACACGCACTTGTATACTTAGGTTACACAACTGTCTTACTAGTCGTGTAACCTAAGTATTCAACCCAAGTTGTACAAGTTGTACAAGTACTTGTACTGCAACCTCAGCTCGAGTTGCCCCGGCTGCGGACTGCGGCTgaggctctggctcaaaaactggagtagaaacggggtgcttttagttagtaagagtctgacactgcctctcacctcgcctaaggcggaagaagccacatgactttcccccttaaaCTTGTATGTTCAGGGTACAAATATCCCAAACAATGGGAGGGAAAGCTACTTAAAATGTCAAGTGTCAAGTAAAGCACAGCGCAGCGTGACGTCGCGTCTTGCAGCATCACCCCGCACATCATCACACACCCCGTAACAGTAGTGAGGACCATTACTTACCTCAAAATTCTAAGTTGAGTTTTGCACTGATCCAGGATTGTGGCCATGAACGCATCCATTGTGGTGTTACCGATCGCTACTAAATTGGTTGTATAGAAGGAGTACAGCAACACTGCGCCGAACCTGAAACCCACCGCATTTTATCTACAATAAATTGTACGCAAACACATACGAATCAGATACATACTGAATAGAATACAACACTgaacaaaaaatttaaataatagcagacatttgtttatttattttgtgaaccCAGTACCCAGTTCCAATTTCCAACCTTCCTGTATGGACTCGCGAGTTGTACTAACCGTTAAATCATTATGCTATCTAGTTTGTATTACTCACACAAGATTATGATCGTAAGAAATGCCTGCCCAGAAGGGGAACTCGAATGCGATACCCCGTATCCTGTAAAGTACAGGGAAcactatccatagcacgcaggTGGCCACCGCGCAGCCGGAGTACACGCGCAGCAgtcgcgccgcgcgccgcgccgtgcCGTGCAGCAGCGCGCCGCGCGGCCCGCCGCACTGGTTCAGCAGCGGCTCTGCAACACACGCCGCGCCCGCTCAGTACTCGCGTCACCCGCCGAGCCGACCTCTGCCTTGCGCTCACCGTCCAGCCTCGCGATGAGTTGATCAATCCGGCCCGCGTCCACGTGGAAGGCGACTTGCTTGGCGACGCATGTGACGTGGCACAGCAACACAAACATCACTTGCGACAGCTTGTCCATGTCGTTTCTTTCCTGCCACGGAAAATGTAATTCGCTACACAGTAAAACCAGTCTAAGTAAAACTAAGAAAGTTAGCTCACTTTGGCACAAATGTAATTTGAGATTCAAGGAAGGATgtaggatagtttttatcccGGAATCTCAGGGGAACGGGGACAATAGTGCAACAGTGcaacaatttatgttgtaagtaggCTACAAAAGAACACTTTGATGcgtcaaaaataataaagggacTGGCCTGGTAAGCGTAAATAAGTTGTTGCAAGACATAGGTAGAGGTGGCTGCCAGTGCAAACACGTGATAGAAGCGAGCTGCGGTGGCCAGCAGGCGGTTGGCAGGCGCCGCCGCGCCCCAGCGACAGAAGCCCACGCGCCGCAAGCAACGCACGTGCGGCGCCACGCTGCTCGCACACACCGACCTGCACCGACCTTACTGATCAGCAAATTACTACACTACGCTACCCAGACCAGTggttaaatattaatactatgTGATGCAGAGACTTACATCTTGTGTAATGTGTAGATTTGTAGGTACTTTGACAAGCGACTATTCGTATTGGAACTGCTCGGTTATGAAGTAATCTTACGTTGAGATACACGAGTTGCTATCAGTTCAAAGTGTTGAGGGTACAATAACGGTCATGAGAACATTTCCTCGCAAATATACAGTACGTGatcaattaatatttcaattaaacatttataactCTAAGAAGTAATTTTCTGAAGGGTAACAATTAATTTGCAACTAGCAGTATGacaaagtttataattatacaatacctCAAGTAAAGACTCAATAGTGCCCGAGGCTGATGACGATTGTATCAAATATTCATAGCGTCAGTATTGTTGAATACACGGACCGTCACCGCCTGTCAACTGTAACAGGGCTTAATAACAGACATCACGACTGTGTGTGTACTAGTTAGGTAATAACAGTGTCCACGCACATGACTGGCGCACGTCgatcaacaataataataatatcaatagccGGTGAAATGACAAACTGAGCAATTTTCTGTCTGTCTCTCTGTtaagtttaggttaggttattttttatatatattatttaattgttatttacttgGCGTTCTAATTTCTCAATTGCGATTTTCGTCGGACGGAAATCTTCAATAACTTATGtggtaattaaaatataagctAGTTATATTAAGGAGAGttcactatatttttttctttttcatgtatttttctttgtttttattcttttttttcatGCTCATGTACatacagtttttttaaattatttttattacaattattttaataactacgCACTAATATACGTGGTTAGGTTCCGTTAGGTTAGATAAGGTTAGGtaacgaagaaaaaaaaaacaaaggttACGTTAAAAAAACCCCGGAGCACACCTGCATCACCCCTCAATGGCGAtgggagagtcccacatattcCTCCTAAAGTATATTTTCTAGggtcaaaaaaagaaaaaaaaggtagcgtgacatctgtcaacaagaagtTCTGTGATCAATgatatctgtcatcaatgacatctgtcaaacagaacttctgtcatcaatgacatctgtcaacaaaaAATACTGTCATCTATGACATCTGTCTTAAATGACATCTATCAACAAGAAATTCTGTCTACaacgacatctgtcaaaaattacatctgtcaacaagaactacTGTCATCAATgccatctgtcaacaagaacttctgtcatcaatggcATCTGTCAACGAGAACtcctgtcatcaatgacatctgtcaacaagaagtactttcatcaatgacatctgtcaacaagaacttctgtcatcaatggcATCTGTCAACGAGAACtcctgtcatcaatgacatctgtcaacaagaagtACTTTCATCAAttacatctgtcatcaatgacatctgtcaaccatgacatctgtcaaaaagcACTTCTGTCTACAATGACATCTgtaaaaatgacatctgtcaaaaatgacatctgtcaaaaacgaaatttgtcaacaatgacatctggcAACAAGatcttctgtcatcaatgacatctgtaaACAACGACATCTATCATCAAAGACATCTGTCAAgcatgacatctgtcaaaaattacATCGTCagaaatgacatctgtcatcaatgacatctgtcaacaaaaccttctgtcatcaatgataTCTGTCAACCATGACATCTGCCAACAAGCACTTCTGTctacaatgacatctgtcaaaaattacatctgtcaaaaacgaaATCTGTCAAGCTTGACATCTGACAAAAAGACAtttgtcatcaatgacatctgtcaaccaTGACATCTGTTCACAAGAACtcctgtcatcaatgacatctgtcaaaagaacttctgtcatcaatgacatctgtcaaaacttacatctgtcaaaaacgacttctgtcaacaatgacatctgtcaacaagatcTTCTGTCATCAACGACAACTGTCATCGAAGACATCTGTCAAGAATGGCACCCGTtaaaaaatgacatctgtcatcaatgacatctgtcatatAAGACATCTGTCAAGCTTGACATCTGACAAAAATGACAtttgtcatcaatgacatctgtcaaaaacgactTTTGTCATCATTGACATCTGTCATCGAAGACATCTGTAAAAAAGGTCATTTTTCATCAATGACATCTTTCAACCATGACATCTGTCAACCATGACATCTGTAAACAACGTAATCTGTCATCGAAGACATCTGTCAAGCGTGACATCTGtaaaaaatgacatctgtcaaccatgacatctgtcaaccatgacatctgtcaacaagcaCTTCTGTctacaatgacatctgtcaaaaattacAATTGTCAAAAACGACATCTGTCAAGCTTGACATCTAACAAAAATGACATTTGTCATCAAtaacatctgtcaaaaacgacatcTATCAACaacgacatctgtcaacaagatcTTCTGTCATCAACGACATCAGCAGTCATCGAAGACATCTGTCAAgcatgacatctgtcaaaaatgacatctgtcatcaatgacatctgtcaaaatagACATTTGTCATTAATGACATCTGACATATAAGACATCTGTCAAGCTTGACATCTGttaacaagaacttctgtcatcaatgacatctgtcataaGAACtcctgtcatcaatgacatcgaTCCAcattgacatctgtcaacaagaacttctgtcatcaatgacagctgtcaaccatgacatctgtcaacaagcaGTTCTGTctacaatgacatctgtcaagcttgacatctgtcaaaaatgacatttgTCATCAATGCCAtctgttgacagatgtcatggTTGACAGATGTCTTAGATCACAGCTGATGTCGTTGATGACAGAAGATGTTGTTGACAGATATCATTGTTGGCAgatgtcgtttttgacagatgtcattattgacagatgtcattgatgacatgTCAGTTCAGACGATGTCTTTTTTGACAGATGTTATAGTAGATCAATGttattgatgacagaagttcttatgacagatgtcattgatgtcAGAAGATCTTGTTGACAGATGGCATGGTTGACAGATGTCTTatatgacagatgtcattgatgacagatgtcgttGTTTACAGATGTCATGGTTGACAGATGGCATTGATGACAAATGTCGTTGTttacagatgtcatttttgtcAGATGTCAAGTTTGACAGATTTCGTTTTTAACAGATGTAATTTTTGACAGAAGTCATTGTAGACAGAAGtgcttgttgacagatgtcatggttgacagatgtcattgatgacaaaTGTCATTTTTGTCAGATGTCAAGCTTGACAGATTTCATTTTTGATAGATgtaatttttgacagatgtcattgtagACAGAAGtgcttgttgacagatgtcatggttgacagatgtcattgatgacaaaTGTCCTATTTGACATATGTCTAGATTGACAGATGTCTTATATGACAGaggtcattgatgacagatgtcatgtTTTACAGATGTCATGCTTGACAGATGTCTTCGATGACAGATGTCGTTGTttacagatgtcattgatgataGAAGtacttgttgacagttgtcattgttgacagatgttgTTTTTGACAGATTCAATTTTTGATAGATGTCATTTCTGacgatgtcatttttgacagatgttaGTGTAGAtcgatgtcattgatgacagaagttcttatgacagatgtcattgttagatGTCTTTGATGAAAgtagttcttgttgacagatgtcattgatgacagaagtcgttgttgacagatgtcatggttgaacagatgtcattgatgacaaaTGTCCTTTTTGTTAGATGTCAAGCTTGACAGATGTCTTATATGACAGATAACACTAAGGACAGATGTCAttaatgacagatgtcatttttacAGATGCCATTCTTGACAGATGTCTTCGATGACAGTTGTCGTTGATGACAGAAGAttttgttgacagatgtcattgttgacaaaagtcgtttttgacagatgtaagttttgacagatgtcattatagACAGAAGTGCTTGTTGACAGAAGTCAtggttgacagatgtcattgatggcAGAAGTCAtggttgacagatgtcattgatgacagaagttcttgttgacagatgttattgatgacagatgtcaaagTGGAtcgatgtcattgatgacagaagttcttatgacagatgtcattgatgacaggaGTTCTTGTGAACAGATGTCATCGTTGACAGATGTCAATGATGACAAATGTCATTTTTGTCAGATGTCAAGCTTGACAgatgtcgtttttgacagatgcaatttttgacagatgtcattggagACAGAAGtgcttgttgacagatgtcatggTTGACAGATGGCATTGATGACAAATGTCATTTTTGATACATTTCAAGCTTGACAGATGTCTTCGATGCTAGATGTCATTGATTttagatgtcattgatgacaggagttcttgttgacagatgacaTGGTTGACAGATGTCCTGGTTGACAGATGTCAtggttgacagatgtcattgatgacaaaTGTCATTTCTGTCAGATGTCAAGCTTGAGAGATttcgtttttgacagatgtatttttttacagatgTCATTGTAGACAGAAGtgcttgttgacagatgtcatggttgacagatgtcattgatgacagaagttcttgttgacagatgtcaatgTGGAtcgatgtcattgatgacaggagttcttgttgacagatgacatggttgacagatgtcattgatgacaaaTGTC
Encoded proteins:
- the LOC118278926 gene encoding odorant receptor 4; protein product: MDKLSQVMFVLLCHVTCVAKQVAFHVDAGRIDQLIARLDEPLLNQCGGPRGALLHGTARRAARLLRVYSGCAVATCVLWIVFPVLYRIRGIAFEFPFWAGISYDHNLVFGAVLLYSFYTTNLVAIGNTTMDAFMATILDQCKTQLRILRMNFETLPERARALQRAGGGAYDASLQRLFVDCLLHYNIITDTCTILHDVFALPLLIQFGVGGWILCMAAYKIVSLNVLSIEFASTTLFIICILIELFIFCYYGNEVTVESSRVSESLYSMEWARAGTAFRRSLVLVMERAKRPLRPAAGRVIPLSLDTYVTILKSSYSFYAVLRQTK